In Vanacampus margaritifer isolate UIUO_Vmar chromosome 18, RoL_Vmar_1.0, whole genome shotgun sequence, a genomic segment contains:
- the LOC144038818 gene encoding proline-rich protein 15-like protein A, giving the protein MSDPSWWKLTFSRKKKSESKVLYEIPAELGSNTKEAGGGGPAPEAAEFSARLEKIVDKSATRGRHVKVSHSGRFKEKKKVRATLAENPELYGEQNLAEQNHKM; this is encoded by the coding sequence ATGTCTGACCCCAGCTGGTGGAAGCTCACCTTCTCCCGCAAGAAGAAGTCCGAGTCCAAGGTCCTGTACGAGATCCCGGCGGAGTTGGGCAGCAACACCAAAGAAGCTGGAGGCGGCGGGCCCGCTCCGGAGGCGGCCGAGTTCAGCGCCAGGCTGGAGAAGATCGTGGACAAGTCGGCCACTAGGGGGCGCCACGTCAAGGTGTCCCACTCCGGACGCttcaaggagaagaagaaggtcAGAGCCACGCTGGCCGAGAACCCAGAACTGTACGGGGAGCAGAACCTGGCTGAGCAGAACCACAAGATGTGA
- the LOC144038033 gene encoding uncharacterized protein LOC144038033 isoform X2, translated as MMTLLTLLCLLLAALVGGEPCLIISEINADNPKLDTSEFVELYHTSGQRSLLDGYTLVFYNGNGNVAYKVLDLKGHSTDDRGFFLVGSKDMLPKPAIPLPPNTVQNGPDDAVVLYHTSAARYVEKMNVTAMGLVDAVVYTTRKTGGAQVLAEMLTPGELAFVEDETALEGDESIERCLLSEDRWGLRVSSPSPGQRNNCTPAAAPPSMPVITELKLGGGQVDGVVELTSASEAGPLVLVVLSGRTDRVSISLNVDANASRNGLISMIVDKKYMKDASGAVAIYSGSTSEFPVGSPLSQIEPLDSFVFAGPGDKPSANLTETLIPGRQPYQLSNSLKEGGFYLSRCGMATWTRDPGVFWEAPQTPGQPNQCPWPKICPHTMVPGEGADMSPHLPSWGNGDFLINELNTDTPGVAEDGEYVELWHPSGRRVSLQGIWILLFSAHNNKPYREISLSGHFTTAKGYFLLGSDRLVPAPSLRLPPNTIQNGPDAVALYRSPFGPPSSQQRGIPTKGLLDAVVYRKMGSDKEAQGLSKALTPGQIPLLEDPEVLPGDEALSRCRGLYPYDLSAFSVAPPTPLRENSCPRPPPAPEGVVINEVASGHWTNHSQQRYFVELHGPPLTQLLGLVLVVFDQEHSGRAVALPLTGSIDQDGFYMVGNVTGADQTFPEGSDVPARGAVLLCYDLFSVCRAATALTNSSRRDELMFSDVQLLLSSMSTRGSRVIPALRSVKNGAVSLSRCACCDVRSPSSWTTSSPTPRSANICPSSAFSSHIDICLGPPSSGWPDISGDCSGLILGRRMVQVAHYLEQKCLCGISALSLQGANFSCVSGWLRVWGNIRAFSDHQRALINQTSPVKQHADDCSAPTTDRRTSTGSSLGLQIGLVVAVLLLLALGVALVTYFYKRRRPLDYATMELSEHGEGLSDL; from the exons ATGATGACGTTGCTTACTCTCCTGTGTCTGCTCCTGGCGGCGTTGGTTGGAGGCGAGCCCTGCCTCATCATCAGCGAGATCAACGCCGACAACCCCAAACTGGACACCAGCGAGTTTGTGGAGTTGTACCACACCAGCGGACAGCGGTCCTTGCTGGACGGATACACTCTGGTCTTCTATAACGGGAACGGAAACGTGGCTTATAAAGTGTTGGACCTGAAAGGCCACAGCACGGACGACAGGGGCTTCTTCCTGGTGGGTTCGAAGGACATGCTGCCCAAACCCGCCATCCCCCTGCCTCCCAACACGGTCCAGAACGGTCCGGATGACGCCGTCGTGCTCTACCATACGTCGGCGGCGCGTTACGTGGAGAAGATGAACGTCACCGCCATGGGTTTGGTGGACGCCGTTGTTTATACCACGCGCAAGACGGGCGGTGCCCAAGTTCTGGCAGAGATGCTCACCCCGGGGGAGTTGGCATTTGTGGAGGATGAAACAGCCCTGGAGGGGGACGAATCCATCGAGAG gTGTTTGTTGTCTGAAGATCGCTGGGGCTTGAGGGTGTCATCTCCCTCCCCGGGCCAGAGGAACAACTGTACGCCGGCCGCCGCGCCGCCGAGCATGCCCGTCATCACCGAGCTGAAGCTGGGCGGAGGTCAGGTGGACGGCGTCGTGGAGCTGACGTCGGCGTCCGAGGCCGGTCCTCTCGTGTTGGTGGTCTTGAGCGGGAGAACGGACAGAGTCAGCATCAGTTTGAACGTGGATGCCAACGCTTCTAGGAATGGACTCATCTCCATGATTGTAGACAAGAAGTATATGAAAG ATGCGTCTGGGGCGGTGGCCATATACAGCGGTTCGACTTCAGAGTTTCCTGTGGGCAGCCCGCTAAGTCAGATCGAGCCTCTGGACTCGTTTGTATTCGCCGGCCCCGGAGACAAGCCCAGTGCCAACCTCACGGAGACCCTCATTCCCGGGAGGCAGCCCTATCAGCTCAGCAACAG TTTAAAAGAGGGAGGCTTCTACCTCAGCCGTTGTGGCATGGCCACATGGACCAGAGATCCCGGCGTCTTCTGGGAGGCCCCGCAAACCCCGGGGCAACCCAACCAGTGCCCCTGGCCAAAAATCTGCCCTCACACTATGG TTCCAGGAGAAGGTGCGGATATGTCCCCGCACCTGCCATCTTGGGGGAACGGTGACTTCCTGATCAACGAGCTGAACACGGACACCCCCGGCGTAGCTGAGGACGGCGAGTACGTGGAGCTGTGGCACCCGTCCGGACGCCGCGTGTCCCTGCAGGGCATCTGGATTCTACTTTTTAGCGCACACAACAACAAACCCTACAGAGAGATCAGCCTCAGCGGGCACTTCACCACCGCCAAGGGTTACTTCCTGCTGGGCAGCGACAGGCTGGTGCCTGCGCCTTCTCTCCGCCTGCCTCCCAACACCATCCAGAACGGACCGGACGCCGTGGCGCTGTACCGCAGCCCTTTCGGACCGCCTTCGTCGCAGCAAAGGGGGATCCCCACCAAAGGGCTCCTGGATGCTGTGGTGTACCGCAAGATGGGATCGGATAAGGAGGCGCAGGGGCTGAGTAAGGCCTTGACACCTGGACAGATTCCTCTACTGGAGGATCCGGAGGTTCTGCCCGGTGACGAGGCGCTCAGCCGCTGCAGAGGCCTTTACCCCTATGACCTGTCTGCATTTTCA GTAGCTCCGCCAACTCCGCTGAGGGAGAACAGCTGTCCCCGGCCTCCTCCGGCTCCGGAGGGCGTGGTCATCAATGAGGTGGCGAGTGGCCACTGGACCAATCACAGCCAGCAGAGGTACTTCGTGGAGCTGCACGGCCCCCCGCTGACCCAGCTGCTCGGTCTGGTGCTGGTCGTGTTTGACCAGGAACACAGCGGCAGGGCCGTTGCGCTTCCTCTGACCGGATCTATCGACCAGGACGGCTTTTACATGGTTGGGAATGTCACTGGAGCGG ATCAGACTTTCCCAGAAGGCAGTGACGTGCCGGCACGAGGAGCGGTCCTCCTGTGCTATGACCTGTTCAGCGTGTGCAGAGCTGCCACCGCACTGACCAACTCCAGTCGACGGGACGAGCTGATGTTCAGTGATGTCCAGCTGCTGCTCTCCTCCAtgtccactagagggagccgaGTCATTCCTGCTCTCAG GTCAGTCAAAAACGGCGCGGTCTCTCTTAGCCGCTGTGCATGCTGCGATGTGAGAAGCCCATCTTCCTGGACAACGTCTTCGCCGACGCCTCGAAGTGCCAACATCTGCCCCAGCTCGGCCTTCTCCAGCCACATCGACATTTGCCTCGGACCGCCATCCAGCGGCTGGCCGGATATATCAGGAG ACTGCAGTGGTCTGATTCTGGGAAGGAGGATGGTACAAGTGGCCCACTATCTGGAGCAGAAGTGTCTCTGTGGAATATCCGCTTTATCGCTCCAAG GGGCCAATTTCTCATGTGTGTCTGGCTGGTTGCGAGTGTGGGGAAACATTCGGGCCTTCTCGGACCACCAGAGAGCACTCATCAACCAGACGTCCCCAGTGAAACAGCATGCAGATGATTGCTCCGCCCCCACCACTGACCGGCGCACCAGTACAG GGTCCAGCCTGGGTTTACAGATTGGTCTGGTAGTCGCGGTGCTCCTGCTACTCGCACTTGGGGTGGCTCTTGTCACGTACTTCTACAAAAGGAg GCGTCCTCTGGACTACGCCACCATGGAGTTGAGCGAGCACGGGGAGGGTCTCTCAGATCTATAG
- the LOC144038033 gene encoding uncharacterized protein LOC144038033 isoform X1 produces the protein MMTLLTLLCLLLAALVGGEPCLIISEINADNPKLDTSEFVELYHTSGQRSLLDGYTLVFYNGNGNVAYKVLDLKGHSTDDRGFFLVGSKDMLPKPAIPLPPNTVQNGPDDAVVLYHTSAARYVEKMNVTAMGLVDAVVYTTRKTGGAQVLAEMLTPGELAFVEDETALEGDESIERCLLSEDRWGLRVSSPSPGQRNNCTPAAAPPSMPVITELKLGGGQVDGVVELTSASEAGPLVLVVLSGRTDRVSISLNVDANASRNGLISMIVDKKYMKGDASGAVAIYSGSTSEFPVGSPLSQIEPLDSFVFAGPGDKPSANLTETLIPGRQPYQLSNSLKEGGFYLSRCGMATWTRDPGVFWEAPQTPGQPNQCPWPKICPHTMVPGEGADMSPHLPSWGNGDFLINELNTDTPGVAEDGEYVELWHPSGRRVSLQGIWILLFSAHNNKPYREISLSGHFTTAKGYFLLGSDRLVPAPSLRLPPNTIQNGPDAVALYRSPFGPPSSQQRGIPTKGLLDAVVYRKMGSDKEAQGLSKALTPGQIPLLEDPEVLPGDEALSRCRGLYPYDLSAFSVAPPTPLRENSCPRPPPAPEGVVINEVASGHWTNHSQQRYFVELHGPPLTQLLGLVLVVFDQEHSGRAVALPLTGSIDQDGFYMVGNVTGADQTFPEGSDVPARGAVLLCYDLFSVCRAATALTNSSRRDELMFSDVQLLLSSMSTRGSRVIPALRSVKNGAVSLSRCACCDVRSPSSWTTSSPTPRSANICPSSAFSSHIDICLGPPSSGWPDISGDCSGLILGRRMVQVAHYLEQKCLCGISALSLQGANFSCVSGWLRVWGNIRAFSDHQRALINQTSPVKQHADDCSAPTTDRRTSTGSSLGLQIGLVVAVLLLLALGVALVTYFYKRRRPLDYATMELSEHGEGLSDL, from the exons ATGATGACGTTGCTTACTCTCCTGTGTCTGCTCCTGGCGGCGTTGGTTGGAGGCGAGCCCTGCCTCATCATCAGCGAGATCAACGCCGACAACCCCAAACTGGACACCAGCGAGTTTGTGGAGTTGTACCACACCAGCGGACAGCGGTCCTTGCTGGACGGATACACTCTGGTCTTCTATAACGGGAACGGAAACGTGGCTTATAAAGTGTTGGACCTGAAAGGCCACAGCACGGACGACAGGGGCTTCTTCCTGGTGGGTTCGAAGGACATGCTGCCCAAACCCGCCATCCCCCTGCCTCCCAACACGGTCCAGAACGGTCCGGATGACGCCGTCGTGCTCTACCATACGTCGGCGGCGCGTTACGTGGAGAAGATGAACGTCACCGCCATGGGTTTGGTGGACGCCGTTGTTTATACCACGCGCAAGACGGGCGGTGCCCAAGTTCTGGCAGAGATGCTCACCCCGGGGGAGTTGGCATTTGTGGAGGATGAAACAGCCCTGGAGGGGGACGAATCCATCGAGAG gTGTTTGTTGTCTGAAGATCGCTGGGGCTTGAGGGTGTCATCTCCCTCCCCGGGCCAGAGGAACAACTGTACGCCGGCCGCCGCGCCGCCGAGCATGCCCGTCATCACCGAGCTGAAGCTGGGCGGAGGTCAGGTGGACGGCGTCGTGGAGCTGACGTCGGCGTCCGAGGCCGGTCCTCTCGTGTTGGTGGTCTTGAGCGGGAGAACGGACAGAGTCAGCATCAGTTTGAACGTGGATGCCAACGCTTCTAGGAATGGACTCATCTCCATGATTGTAGACAAGAAGTATATGAAAG GAGATGCGTCTGGGGCGGTGGCCATATACAGCGGTTCGACTTCAGAGTTTCCTGTGGGCAGCCCGCTAAGTCAGATCGAGCCTCTGGACTCGTTTGTATTCGCCGGCCCCGGAGACAAGCCCAGTGCCAACCTCACGGAGACCCTCATTCCCGGGAGGCAGCCCTATCAGCTCAGCAACAG TTTAAAAGAGGGAGGCTTCTACCTCAGCCGTTGTGGCATGGCCACATGGACCAGAGATCCCGGCGTCTTCTGGGAGGCCCCGCAAACCCCGGGGCAACCCAACCAGTGCCCCTGGCCAAAAATCTGCCCTCACACTATGG TTCCAGGAGAAGGTGCGGATATGTCCCCGCACCTGCCATCTTGGGGGAACGGTGACTTCCTGATCAACGAGCTGAACACGGACACCCCCGGCGTAGCTGAGGACGGCGAGTACGTGGAGCTGTGGCACCCGTCCGGACGCCGCGTGTCCCTGCAGGGCATCTGGATTCTACTTTTTAGCGCACACAACAACAAACCCTACAGAGAGATCAGCCTCAGCGGGCACTTCACCACCGCCAAGGGTTACTTCCTGCTGGGCAGCGACAGGCTGGTGCCTGCGCCTTCTCTCCGCCTGCCTCCCAACACCATCCAGAACGGACCGGACGCCGTGGCGCTGTACCGCAGCCCTTTCGGACCGCCTTCGTCGCAGCAAAGGGGGATCCCCACCAAAGGGCTCCTGGATGCTGTGGTGTACCGCAAGATGGGATCGGATAAGGAGGCGCAGGGGCTGAGTAAGGCCTTGACACCTGGACAGATTCCTCTACTGGAGGATCCGGAGGTTCTGCCCGGTGACGAGGCGCTCAGCCGCTGCAGAGGCCTTTACCCCTATGACCTGTCTGCATTTTCA GTAGCTCCGCCAACTCCGCTGAGGGAGAACAGCTGTCCCCGGCCTCCTCCGGCTCCGGAGGGCGTGGTCATCAATGAGGTGGCGAGTGGCCACTGGACCAATCACAGCCAGCAGAGGTACTTCGTGGAGCTGCACGGCCCCCCGCTGACCCAGCTGCTCGGTCTGGTGCTGGTCGTGTTTGACCAGGAACACAGCGGCAGGGCCGTTGCGCTTCCTCTGACCGGATCTATCGACCAGGACGGCTTTTACATGGTTGGGAATGTCACTGGAGCGG ATCAGACTTTCCCAGAAGGCAGTGACGTGCCGGCACGAGGAGCGGTCCTCCTGTGCTATGACCTGTTCAGCGTGTGCAGAGCTGCCACCGCACTGACCAACTCCAGTCGACGGGACGAGCTGATGTTCAGTGATGTCCAGCTGCTGCTCTCCTCCAtgtccactagagggagccgaGTCATTCCTGCTCTCAG GTCAGTCAAAAACGGCGCGGTCTCTCTTAGCCGCTGTGCATGCTGCGATGTGAGAAGCCCATCTTCCTGGACAACGTCTTCGCCGACGCCTCGAAGTGCCAACATCTGCCCCAGCTCGGCCTTCTCCAGCCACATCGACATTTGCCTCGGACCGCCATCCAGCGGCTGGCCGGATATATCAGGAG ACTGCAGTGGTCTGATTCTGGGAAGGAGGATGGTACAAGTGGCCCACTATCTGGAGCAGAAGTGTCTCTGTGGAATATCCGCTTTATCGCTCCAAG GGGCCAATTTCTCATGTGTGTCTGGCTGGTTGCGAGTGTGGGGAAACATTCGGGCCTTCTCGGACCACCAGAGAGCACTCATCAACCAGACGTCCCCAGTGAAACAGCATGCAGATGATTGCTCCGCCCCCACCACTGACCGGCGCACCAGTACAG GGTCCAGCCTGGGTTTACAGATTGGTCTGGTAGTCGCGGTGCTCCTGCTACTCGCACTTGGGGTGGCTCTTGTCACGTACTTCTACAAAAGGAg GCGTCCTCTGGACTACGCCACCATGGAGTTGAGCGAGCACGGGGAGGGTCTCTCAGATCTATAG